Proteins encoded by one window of Xiphophorus couchianus chromosome 13, X_couchianus-1.0, whole genome shotgun sequence:
- the elmo1 gene encoding engulfment and cell motility protein 1 isoform X5 — protein sequence MQVVREQIMRALSVKPNSLDQFKSRLQNLSYTEILKIRQSERMNQEDFQSRPILELREKIQPEIMELIKQQRLNRLCEGTCFRKISSRRRQDKFWYCRLSPNHKVLHYGDLEESPQGEVPHDSLQDKLPVADIKAVITGKDCPHMKEKGALKQNKEVLELAFSVLYESDEYLNFIAPDKHEYCVWTDGLNALLGKEMTSDYTKTDMDTLLSMEMKLRLLDLENIQIPEAPPPIPKEPSNYDFVYDCN from the exons ATGCAGGTGGTGAGAGAGCAGATCATGCGAGCGCTCTCTGTGAAGCCTAATTCCTTGGACCAGTTCAAGAGTCGCCTGCAGAACCTGAGCTACACAGAGATCCTGAAGATACGTCAGTCCGAGAGAATGAATCAGGAAGATTTCCAGTCCCGGCCCATCTT GGAGCTGAGAGAAAAGATCCAGCCAGAGATTATGGAGCTGATCAAACAGCAGAGGCTCAACCGTTTGTGCGAGGGGACCTGCTTTAGGAAAATCAGCAGTCGCAGGAGGCAAG ATAAGTTCTGGTACTGCCGGCTGTCTCCGAATCATAAAGTCCTGCACTATGGAGATCTTGAGGAGAGCCCTCAGGGAGAAGTCCCCCACGACTCTTTACAGGACAAAT TGCCTGTAGCTGATATCAAAGCTGTTATCACTGGCAAAGACTGTCCTCACATGAAGGAAAAAGGAGCCCTCAAGCAAAACAag GAGGTGTTGGAGCTGGCTTTCTCTGTCCTCTACGAGTCAGATGAATACTTGAACTTCATCGCTCCTGACAAGCATGAG TACTGCGTATGGACGGACGGTCTCAATGCTCTCCTGGGAAAGGAGATGACCAGTGACTACACCAAAACAGACATGGACACCCTGCTCTCCATGGAGATGAAGCTTCGCCTACTGGATCTAGAAAACATCCAGATTCCTGAGGCGCCTCCCCCGATTCCCAAAGAACCTAGCAACTATGACTTTGTTTATGACTGTAACTAG
- the pex1 gene encoding peroxisomal ATPase PEX1, whose protein sequence is MRMFSSQGIQPIRVVFNNAKNCFLHLPSKMISHLSLQENQTLELSWDNASPVYLSWTQNRASSDPHSNDVELCRQMGEKLGLKDGEQGFLKPCHQVSSLNQVFVEPLSSDDWEILELHSSALEQKLLDQIRVVFQHGVFPVWVYSHTVIYIRITSVSPLVPYGRLEQFTELVVSQKIRTGRSKVSDSVRRSNLDEQFHFQRGSTLPSTSEPSPDITSHSGRSQEWGGIADLKSLLHHIIRGPYDHAPVPSVPVVFPDSIYRVCGVPPDCLCTISYIAAGVIHIFSWSSSLSTATRGGQSVVTYGCLFKVSSPKKAKDKAKQALEKRKDGGGSKDSSRKGGKDAEEAQEEEATIVRVMCHDGEMLERGHNKIHCGKVWIPEPLASKLNILPHSSVRIKPVKSVIKVASSVRLQPLIPLPEDDDDEAIQTTFLNWLHSKSHEPLACLTPRSGTVLLHLNDAKLELSLTVLKPKPDNDRPDQLFLLGPTVQKENIQVDRQTIAQPAPKAVLEAPEMELPSLQLFGGIDELIKTGFEFISHALLGSPLSRELCTSGEGLKGGALLITGAKGSGKSSLARALCRKSREDLDAHVEVLDCKKLQGKRADTVKQILQDMFEQAVWRQPSVVLLDDLDHLTRGATSPEHEHGPEALLQQHIAQSVCDMVDEAVLHSSLVCLIITSQSEHSLHPSLTEIQGSHLIQGFVNIQPPDQAQRADILRHLILRKPFLSEESLKDLDLEAVARKTEGYAAQDLTVLLERAIHANTMHRGHSNQGVCLSWRDFAHALSGFTPPSLWGVDLHTPGGVGLERVGGLQEVREQLMETILLPAKYPVLFSNLPIRHCSGILLYGAPGTGKTLLIRAVAKDSGMNFISIKGPELLSKYIGASEQGVRDVFLRAQAAKPCILFFDEFDSLAPRRGHDSTGVTDRVVNQLLTELDGVEGLQGVYVLAATSRPDLIDPALLRPGRLDKSLYCPPPDQEARIEILKALSSGLSMTPDVDLQQLAAVTQQFTGADLKALLYNAQLEAVHNSSGVSTSNELTSASDTDMSLSSMIFPNTSSGSDSSVGEGEQSLVLDQSLVLVEPTELHTEQEECHSNVWRFYFGSSFESETGNSPVSKQESLCVSGPNSRDPVRGLSPAYMSSIQTGYKELGPEQLEQLQQDIKIIKNSYRKGNDEFVWTRPASSQPGLLLSQAHISSALAVTRPSLSPADWGKYTKLYESFGGSNDKSPPHATFTPGQRVTLA, encoded by the exons ATGAGAATGTTTAGTAGTCAGGGCATTCAACCTATCAGAGTTGTTTTTAACAACGCTAAAAACTGCTTCCTTCACCTCCCGTCGAAGATGATATCGCACCTTTCATTACAGGAG aacCAGACCTTGGAGCTGTCCTGGGACAATGCCTCTCCAGTGTACCTCAGCTGGACCCAAAACAGGGCGTCCTCCGACCCACACAGCAACGACGTTGAGCTGTGTCGGCAAATGGGAGAGAAGCTGGGCTTGAAAGACGGAGAACAA ggtTTTCTAAAACCGTGCCATCAAGTCTCATCTTTAAATCAGGTGTTTGTGGAGCCTTTGTCGTCTGATGACTGGGAGATCTTG GAACTTCACAGCTCTGCATTGGAGCAGAAGCTTCTGGATCAGATCAGAGTGGTTTTCCAGCATGGCGTGTTTCCTGTTTGGGTGTACAGTCATACAGTAATCTACATTAGAATAA CTTCCGTCTCCCCGCTTGTTCCCTACGGTCGATTGGAGCAGTTCACAGAGCTTGTGGTGTCTCAGAAGATCCGCACTGGAAGGAGCAAAGTCAGTGATTCAGTGAGGAGATCCAACCTTGATGAGCAATTTCACTTCCAGCGAGGCTCGACTTTGCCTTCCACGTCAGAGCCCTCGCCAGATATTACCTCACACTCTGGTCGCAGCCAGGAGTGGGGAGGCATCGCTGACCTGAAAAGCCTGCTCCATCATATAATACGGGGCCCTTACGATCACGCTCCTGTGCCCAGCGTCCCTGTTGTCTTTCCCGACTCCATCTACAGAGTGTGCGGTGTACCTCCGGACTGTCTTTGTACTATAAGTTACATCGCTGCTGGtgttattcacattttttcttggAGTTCTAGTCTGAGCACAGCAACTAGAGGAGGTCAGTCTGTAGTGACGTATGGCTGTCTTTTCAAGGTATCATCccctaaaaaagcaaaagacaaaGCCAAGCAGGCCTTGGAGAAAAGGAAGGATGGGGGAGGGAGCAAAGATAGCAGCAGGAAAGGAGGGAAGGATGCAGAGGAGGCACAGGAGGAAGAAGCCACAATAGTCAGGGTCATGTGCCATGATGGTGAGATGCTGGAGAGAGGTCACAACAAGATCCACTGTGGAAAAGTATGG ATCCCAGAGCCTCTGGCCAGCAAGTTGAACATCCTGCCACATTCATCAGTGAGAATTAAACCCGTGAAATCAGTCATCAAAGTAGCCTCCAGCGTCCGCCTACAGCCTCTAATACCTCTG CCTGAGGACGACGATGATGAAGCGATCCAGACGACTTTCCTCAACTGGCTTCACTCAAAGAGTCACGAACCTTTGGCGTGTCTGACTCCTCGCTCCGGCACCGTCCTCCTACATCTAAACGATG CAAAGCTGGAGTTATCTTTGACAGTGCTGAAACCAAAACCAGACAACGATCGGCCGGACCAGCTGTTTCTATTAGGACCCACCGTCCAGAAGGAAAACATACAG GTGGACAGACAGACGATAGCGCAACCTGCTCCAAAAGCTGTTCTTGAAGCTCCTGAGATGGAGCTCCCCTCCTTACAATTATTTGG TGGGATTGATGAACTTATTAAGACCGGATTTGAGTTTATTTCCCATGCCCTGCTGGGTAGTCCCCTCTCAAGGGAACTTTGTACCTCCGGAGAGGGACTCAAGGGAGGAGCACTGCTCATCACTGGTGCTAAG GGTAGTGGGAAGAGCTCTTTGGCCCGAGCCCTCTGCAGAAAAAGCAGAGAGGATTTGGATGCACATGTGGAGGTGTTGGACTGCAAAAAGCTCCAAG gcAAAAGGGCAGACACTGTGAAGCAGATTCTACAGGACATGTTTGAACAGGCAGTGTGGAGACAACCCTCCGTGGTCCTTCTCGACGACCTGGATCATTTGACCCGTGGAGCCACATCACCTGAACACGAGCATGGCCCTGAGGCGCTCCTGCAACAGCACATTGCACAAA gtgtgtgtgacATGGTCGACGAGGCGGTGCTCCACTCCAGCCTGGTATGTCTGATCATCACCAGCCAGAGCGAACACTCCCTCCACCCTTCTCTCACAGAGATCCAGGGGTCCCACCTCATCCAGGGATTTGTAAACATCCAGCCTCCGGACCAA GCGCAGAGAGCTGATATCCTGCGCCATCTGATCCTGAGGAAGCCTTTCCTCTCTGAGGAGAGCTTGAAAGATCTGGACCTGGAGGCCGTTGCCAGGAAGACGGAGGGATATGCAGCCCAGGATCTCACTGTGCTGCTGGAGCGAGCCATCCACGCTAACACAATGCACAGAGGACACAGCAATCAAG GTGTCTGTCTTTCATGGAGGGATTTTGCGCATGCTCTCAGTGGGTTCACGCCTCCATCGCTGTGGGGCGTGGACCTTCACACGCCGGGTGGAGTCGGACTGGAAAGAGTGGGAGGGCTGCAAGAAGTGCGAGAGCAGCTGATGGAGACCATCCTGCTCCCTGCTAAG TATCCGGTCCTCTTCTCCAACCTTCCTATCCGGCACTGCTCTGGAATCCTTCTCTATGGAGCTCCAGGTACCGGCAAGACGCTTCTGATCAGGGCTGTGGCCAAAGACAGCGGAATGAACTTCATCAGCATCAAG GGACCTGAACTCCTGAGTAAATACATTGGAGCCAGTGAGCAGGGAGTTCGTGACGTCTTCCTGAG GGCACAAGCTGCCAAACCTTGCATCCTGTTCTTCGATGAGTTTGACTCTCTGGCACCAAGGCGAGGCCACGACAGCACAGGAGTAACCGACCGTGTGGTCAACCAGCTGCTCACCGAGCTGGATGGGGTGGAGGGGCTGCAGG GGGTGTACGTGCTCGCAGCCACTAGTCGTCCAGATCTAATAGACCCGGCCCTGCTGAGACCGGGACGACTGGACAAGAGTCTCTACTGCCCCCCTCCAGACCAG GAGGCTCGTATTGAGATCCTGAAGGCTCTAAGTTCTGGCCTTTCTATGACTCCAGATGTTGACCTACAACAGCTGGCAGCAGTAACGCAGCAGTTCACTGGGGCGGACCTAAAGGCCCTGCTCTACAATGCACAGCTGGAGGCTGTTCACAACAGCTCAGGCGTCAGCACGTCAAAT GAGCTGACCTCCGCCTCAGACACCGACATGAGCCTGTCTTCCATGATCTTCCCAAATACCAGCAGCGGCTCAGACTCCTCTGTCGGAGAGGGAGAGCAAAGCTTGGTGCTGGACCAGTCGTTGGTTCTTGTTGAGCCCACGGAGCTTCACACTGAACAGGAGGAATGCCACAGTAACGTCTGGAGGTTTTACTTCGGAAGTTCCTTTGAGTCGGAGACTGGAAACTCACCGGTTTCAAAACAG GAATCCCTGTGTGTCTCTGGACCCAACTCCAGAGACCCAGTCAGAGGACTCTCTCCAGCTTACATGTCCTCCATCCAGACCGGATATAAAGAGCTCGGCCCCGAGCAGCTGGAGCAGCTGCAACAGgacatcaaaatcatcaagaacAGCTATAGGAAAGGAAAT GATGAATTCGTGTGGACGCGTCCAGCCTCCAGCCAGCCAGGACTCCTGCTGTCTCAGGCTCACATTAGTTCTGCCTTAGCTGTGACCAGACCCTCTCTCAGCCCGGCTGACTGGGGCAAGTACACCAAACT GTACGAAAGTTTTGGGGGTTCGAACGACAAATCGCCTCCTCATGCCACGTTTACTCCAGGGCAACGTGTCACGTTAGCCTGA
- the rbm48 gene encoding RNA-binding protein 48, protein MAVYTINLESRYLMVQGVPAIGVMTELIQLCALYGVVEEYRPLDEYPAEEFTEVYLVKFQKLTSARAAKRNMDEKSFYGGVLHVCYVPEYETVEDTRLKLQDRRSYIARAARSRAKQREKTEAAQESSASSEAPTSSDKIPASRDVTSKIESTGEALSQSHYSEFPPLPLPPREQCSFRQKSHRRLVPTEDKMGTLHNAFFNVEQWQADSLSSNPTTSNREQDTEGRLGPNPGSGVRFIPRNTNLESRKRKVEESGEPAANISGENEPLIGPKLPEPAKLDMEDESLNTTVSLIRSTMKQVGSVPDLKRVEKKAKPRRRI, encoded by the exons ATGGCA gTGTACACCATAAATCTAGAGTCCCGTTATCTGATGGTTCAAGGGGTTCCAGCCATCGGCGTAATGACGGAGCTGATCCAGCTGTGTGCGCTGTATGGCGTCGTGGAGGAGTACCGACCCCTGGACGAGTATCCAGCTGAGGAATTCACTGAGGTTTACCTCGTCAAGTTTCAGAAATTAACAAGCGCCAG GGCAGCAAAACGCAACATGGATGAGAAGAGTTTCTACGGTGGTGTGCTGCATGTGTGCTATGTCCCAGAGTACGAGACAGTGGAGGACACCAGGCTGAAGTTGCAAGACAGAAGAAGTTATATTGCGAGAGCAGCTCGGAGTAGAG caaaacaaagagaaaagacagaagCAGCACAAGAGAGTTCGGCATCATCAGAAGCACCAACCTCATCAGACAAAATTCCCGCCAGTCGTGATGTAACATCTAAAATTGAAAGTACAGGAGAGGCTTTAAGCCAGAGCCACTATTCAGAgtttcctccgctgccattgccACCTCGAGAACAGTGTTCATTCAGACAAAAAAGTCATCGCAGGCTTGTACCAACAGAGGATAAAATGGGGACTTTGCATAATGCCTTCTTTAATGTAGAACAGTGGCAAGCGGACAGTTTGAGCTCTAACCCAACAACCTCTAACAGGGAGCAAGACACAGAGGGCAGACTGGGTCCAAATCCTGGTTCTGGAGTGAGATTTATTCCAAGGAACACTAACTTGGAGAGCAGAAAGCGCAAAGTAGAAGAGTCTGGAGAGCCTGCTGCAAACATTTCTGGAGAAAACGAGCCGCTGATTGGACCTAAACTACCGGAACCGGCAAAACTGGACATGGAAGATGAGTCATTAAACACAACTGTCAGCCTAATCAGGAGCACAATGAAGCAG GTGGGATCAGTTCCAGACCTTAAAAGAGttgagaaaaaagcaaaaccacgTCGTCGGATATAA
- the clxn gene encoding calaxin, translating into MMEMTAKSKKLLHAQVEALLRKVEHFNKTEIENLILMFNTLMAEQVSRGRPANGLKRGKFRGVLQGTFEMTNAVMMDGVFRSFDTDGDGVIILEEWIRGLSVFLRGTLEEKIKHSFRVYDLNNDKYISKDEIFHMLKHSFIKWPSEEDPDEGIKDVVEITMKKMDLDHDGLLSYEDFQKSVLDENLFLQAFGPCLPEDATIEKFEEVVFKEPEQ; encoded by the exons ATGATGGAAATGACGGCTAAGAGCAAAAAGCTGCTACATGCCCAGGTTGAAGCACTCTTGAGAAAAGTGGAACATT tcAATAAAACAGAGATCGAGAATCTGATCCTGATGTTTAACACCCTTATGGCGGAGCAGGTCAGCCGAGGGCGACCAGCAAATGGCCTGAAAAGAGGGAAGTTTAGAGGCGTACTGCAGGGCACTTTTGAGATGACCAATGCCGTGATGATGGACGGAG TTTTCAGAAGTTTTGACACAGATGGTGACGGTGTCATTATTCTGGAAGAGTGGATCAGAggactttctgtttttcttcgtGGGACtcttgaagaaaaaataaagc ACTCCTTTCGAGTGTATGACTTAAATAATGACAAGTACATCTCCAAAGATGAGATTTTTCACATGCTGAAGCACAGCTTCATCAAGTGGCCTAGTGAGGAGGATCCAGACGAAGGAATTAAAGATGTGGTTGAGATCACAATGAAGAAGATG GACCTGGATCACGATGGCCTGCTGTCTTATGAGGACTTTCAAAAATCAGTGCTAGATGAGAACCTTTTCCTTCAGGCATTTGGACCCTGCCTCCCTGAGGACGCG actATTGAGAAGTTTGAGGAGGTTGTGTTTAAGGAACCAGAGCaatga
- the sytl1 gene encoding synaptotagmin-like protein 1, whose translation MAGQRVDSTLDLSHLTEEEQSSILQVLQRDLELRHLDEGRVRNLEQTEKNPSRLRLLSGEWFSEEYSKRHCRWTSGSDLIRASIRHRKTKSRDVNLNKLFIGEKEETPVNGILPEAEGQQQDKTEEESGRGEEHLKPDLLRPETPADNVLNHVNSSPYKECETRSNGHSEEPEEDFIVGVNGDSDSLNGSLTEPDPAFVKTSISNGSLQSSYTLGGSMMSLFSSGDFGAVEVRGRIQYSLVYDNPREELQVKVYRCEDIASARKNRSDPYVKSYLLPDKSHHSKKKTSVKKKTLNPVYDQTLRYKVRIGELRSRTLNLSVWHAEPLGRNVFLGEVEVALRLWDWTCTEPLWQDLQPRVHLSPESISIRGNIMLSIKFSPERSEGGGLPLTGEVHIWLREAQGLLSKKGGAIDSFVKSYILPDVSRQSGQKTRVVKHSVSPTYNHTMVYDGFQSSDLREACAELTVWHRDGLKTDNLGGVRLSCGTGQSYGEVVSWMDSTEDEVTVWTSMIENPNRWIDMTLPIRTNLTQRPV comes from the exons ATGGCTGGGCAGCGGGTTGACTCAACTCTCGACCTGAGCCACCTGACGGAGGAGGAGCAGTCCTCCATCCTGCAGGTCCTACAGAGAGATTTGGAGTTGCGTCATCTCGATGAAGGTCGAGTAAG GAACCTtgagcagacagaaaaaaatccgTCTCGTCTGCGGCTCCTTTCTGGAGAATGGTTCAGTGAGGAGTACAGTAAACGCCATTGCAGATGGACTTCAGGCTCTGACCTCATTCGGGCCTCCATACGCCACAGAAAGACAAAGAGCAGAG ATGTGAACTTGAATAAGCTGTTCATCGGAGAGAAGGAGGAAACGCCGGTGAACGGCATCCTTCCTGAGGCAGAAGGACAACAGCAGGACAAAACAGAAGAGGAAAGTGGAAG AGGTGAGGAACATCTGAAACCTGACTTACTGAGACCTGAAACACCAGCAgacaat GTTTTGAATCATGTGAACAGTTCTCCATACAAAG AGTGCGAAACAAGAAGTAATGGCCACTCAGAAGAACCTGAG GAAGACTTCATTGTGGGTGTCAACGGGGACTCAGACTCTCTTAACGGCAGCCTGACAGAGCCAGATCCAGCTTTTGTGAAAACCAGCATCTCCAACGGTAGCCTTCAATCAAGCTACAcg CTCGGTGGAAGCATGATGAGTCTGTTCAGCTCGGGGGATTTTGGAGCGGTGGAGGTGAGGGGCCGTATCCAGTACTCACTGGTTTACGACAATCCCAGGGAGGAGCTCCAGGTGAAAGTGTATCGCTGTGAGGACATTGCTTCAGCACGCAAGAACCGCTCCGACCC ATATGTAAAGAGCTATCTTTTGCCAGACAAGTCACATCACAGCAAGAAGAAAACGTCGGtcaagaagaaaacattaaaccCAGTCTATGATCAGACACTCAGA TATAAAGTTCGCATCGGGGAGCTGCGCAGTCGGACTCTGAACCTCTCTGTGTGGCACGCTGAACCTCTGGGAAGAAATGTGTTTCTAGGGGAGGTGGAGGTGGCCCTGAGGCTCTGGGACTGGACCTGCACTGAACCCCTGTGGCAAGATCTGCAGCCCAGG gTTCACCTGAGTCCAGAGTCTATCAGCATTAGAGGGAACATCATGTTGTCTATTAAATTTTCTCCTGAGAGATCTGAGG GTGGCGGTCTGCCTTTGACAGGAGAGGTTCACATCTGGCTCAGAGAAGCTCAAGGTCTCCTGTCTAAGAAAGGAGGCGCTATTGACTCCTTTGTGAAAAG CTACATCCTTCCAGATGTCAGTCGACAGAGCGGTCAGAAGACGCGGGTGGTGAAGCACTCCGTCAGTCCAACATACAACCACACCATGGTCTATGACGGCTTTCAAAGCAGCGACTTGAGGGAGGCCTGTGCTGAGCTCACTGTCTGGCACAGAGACGGACTGAAGACGGACAATCTGGGAGGGGTTCGTCTGAGCTGTGGAACTG GTCAGAGCTATGGCGAAGTCGTTAGTTGGATGGACTCCACGGAAGACGAAGTCACCGTGTGGACCTCCATGATCGAAAACCCAAACCGCTGGATCGACATGACACTGCCGATCAGAACTAACCTGACACAGCGGCCTGTGTGA